A single region of the Brassica rapa cultivar Chiifu-401-42 chromosome A03, CAAS_Brap_v3.01, whole genome shotgun sequence genome encodes:
- the LOC103860201 gene encoding uncharacterized protein LOC103860201 — protein sequence MQQIEKHTLLSSFYLYLFFLTQISQQPLLIAMAELRSGVLFKLLEEMGVGKARRDVDHRPVLLQIRSIIPVLAAGGLWPNKGFFLRISDSTHSMYASLPREENDLVLYDKLQIGQLIFVEKLEFAYPVPMIKGIRPTPGRRACTGEPIDLIPKERIEKFCASLSDTEESYDQQVKRPRRTRWSSSSISEVNVSDFGLLKNLSSVMEERDDTESMVSNCSSSLSSAARRRSWMGLGDASKRRESLDPSMVKSHVHDMRLHVSRTRSYPAASPSPSVRSCGVIEEKSSSRTRRRDSVVSPSPKWAKSLSYGSGSNKSKNLLLPPRSNTLESSDSISRKRSWTETEILWNSLPPRVANLGKEILRQRDKAIRTASQALLEASAAERLLKCLRSYSELSDKRNQHHHNQQPPIGEFLSFQDELSKSRLIIQSLSTEETKHCNSRTGEERREKATQWIKSALATDLKPVSLPASKPTQSPARKSFTLIAQETNNREDNTRERDSGSGERKERLSRAASELRNLVKEEGRRWYLSRVEKYLDEISNVTKWREMSSQQVGETMYQIKRVSDWLDAMVKGEEEEQEEEEVMMMSESEREACGRVRNKIYRILLRHVEKTSLLSHQRNTNLMSHQQYY from the exons ATGCAGCAGATTGAGAAACATAcccttctttcttctttctatcTCTATCTGTTTTTTCTCACACAAATCTCCCAACAGCCATTGTTGATAGCAATGGCAGAACTAAGATCAGGTGTTCTATTCAAGCTTCTAGAGGAAATGGGTGTCGGAAAAGCGCGAAGAGACGTTGATCACAGACCAGTTTTGCTTCAGATAAGAAGTATAATCCCTGTCCTAGCAGCTGGAGGGTTATGGCCAAACAAAGGCTTCTTCTTGAGAATCTCCGACTCAACACATTCAATGTACGCCTCCTTGCCGAGAGAAGAGAACGACCTTGTCCTCTACGACAAGTTACAGATAGGTCAATTAATATTCGTGGAGAAGCTTGAGTTTGCTTATCCGGTTCCTATGATCAAAGGCATTAGACCAACACCAGGTCGAAGGGCTTGCACCGGTGAACCTATCGACCTGATCCCTAAAGAACGTATAGAGAAGTTCTGTGCAAGCCTGTCTGATACAGAGGAAAGCTATGATCAACAAGTGAAGAGGCCGAGAAGGACAAGATGGAGCAGCTCAAGCATCTCTGAGGTGAATGTTTCAGATTTTGGGTTGTTGAAGAATCTCTCGAGTGTAATGGAGGAGAGGGATGATACAGAGTCAATGGTTTCAAATTgctcttcttctttgtcttcagCAGCTAGGAGAAGAAGTTGGATGGGTTTGGGTGATGCTAGCAAGAGAAGAGAGTCATTAGATCCATCTATGGTTAAGAGTCATGTTCATGACATGAGATTACATGTTTCAAGAACTCGAAGCTATCCTGCT GCTTCTCCCTCTCCTTCTGTGAGGAGCTGTGGAGTGATAGAGGAGAAGTCAAGTAgtagaacaagaagaagagatagTGTTGTTTCACCATCTCCAAAATGGGCTAAGAGTTTAAGCTATGGAAGTGGAAGTAACAAGAGTAAGAACCTTCTTCTTCCACCTAGAAGCAATACCCTTGAATCCTCGGATTCGATATCGAGGAAAAGAAGCTGGACAGAGACAGAGATTCTCTGGAACTCACTTCCTCCCAGAGTTGCAAACCTAGGAAAG GAGATTCTGAGGCAGAGAGATAAGGCTATTCGCACTGCTTCTCAAGCTTTATTAGAGGCTTCAGCTGCTGAAAGATTGCTCAAATGTCTAAG GTCATACTCGGAGCTTTCTGACAAGAGAAATCAACACCATCATAATCAACAGCCACCTATAGGAGAGTTCTTGAGTTTCCAAGATGAGTTAAGCAAGAGTAGGCTAATCATTCAATCATTATCAACTGAGGAGACAAAGCATTGCAACTCAAGAACGGGAGAGGAGAGGCGCGAGAAGGCGACTCAGTGGATCAAATCAGCTTTAGCTACGGATCTTAAACCGGTTTCTTTACCGGCAAGTAAGCCTACGCAGAGTCCCGCGAGGAAGAGTTTTACCCTAATCGCTCAAGAAACCAATAACCGTGAAGACAACACAAGGGAAAGAGACTCGGGGTCCGGAGAGAGGAAGGAGAGGTTAAGCAGAGCAGCAAGTGAACTAAGAAACTTGGTTAAGGAGGAAGGAAGAAGGTGGTACTTGAGCCGCGTTGAGAAGTATTTAGATGAGATCAGTAACGTAACAAAGTGGAGAGAGATGAGTAGTCAGCAAGTAGGGGAAACGATGTATCAGATAAAACGAGTGAGTGATTGGTTAGACGCCATGGTTAAAGGAGAAGAGgaggaacaagaagaagaggaagtgaTGATGATGTCAGAGTCTGAAAGAGAGGCTTGTGGTCGAGTGAGGAATAAGATTTATAGGATTCTTTTGAGACATGTTGAGAAAACTTCTTTGTTAAGTCATCAACGTAATACCAATCTCATGTCTCATCAACAATACTACTGA
- the LOC103859818 gene encoding uncharacterized protein LOC103859818 — translation MEGLIPYLIHAIKKHHKSQHMRYRSMSEGSSRSYRPLMMGQEGSSSLQGSSHRRTRSEYKPPVIMDMFDHTSCQDSVNKDSSSQNIATKTQLALRR, via the coding sequence ATGGAGGGGTTAATTCCATATCTGATTCATGCTATCAAGAAACACCATAAGTCTCAGCATATGAGGTATCGGTCGATGTCTGAAGGATCGAGCCGTAGCTACCGACCATTAATGATGGGACAAGAAGGTTCTTCTTCATTACAAGGATCTTCTCACCGTCGAACAAGATCAGAGTACAAACCACCTGTGATAATGGATATGTTCGATCACACATCATGTCAAGATTCTGTGAATAAAGATTCTTCTTCTCAGAATATAGCAACAAAGACTCAGCTTGCACTTAGACGTTGA